The following are from one region of the Acanthopagrus latus isolate v.2019 chromosome 2, fAcaLat1.1, whole genome shotgun sequence genome:
- the LOC119010284 gene encoding uncharacterized protein LOC119010284 isoform X1: MAESQTVSDAIAAVLPDLPDHVLKSVEDTLKALGAVTADDLQYITEVDLLPVLKPVQARRLVAAWAQNKSSTPTPAPACSSQGSLLSSSSGSPVTPSRASSTATSSSESCSPRAPNWLDTFQIPWQKLSEELVQNLERQKRPSPRLRREMIRIVVSEMMKICKNPTKQNTTEIAKRMVARYPRSLQDVIDGDIIGLGYHSLAKQLQSRVENVKRPDTPKIKRRNRASDDDTDEISVEQRAHVQDTYGCVNWMPKHLPLPETVTSQSEKKEKMKTFEEINFNSDAVKELIKSTYFTQRKDINNGESIKNLSHEWPFLFHFVEKTSLAEEVQMDGVPPTPCLIVCGSSCFAAETFMLSIDNEIVNDCITSFTSAICLMFGSYYCFNIHYPVELRSTLEFLQRCFFSINPEKGTKVEWKKKKKVFSVNPTVFTLISDLADHEWTFQ; the protein is encoded by the exons ATGGCTGAATCACAGACAGTAAGCGATGCCATAGCAGCAGTGCTGCCAGATCTTCCTGACCACGTTCTCAAGTCAGTGGAAGATACCTTAAAGGCACTTGGTGCAGTGACGGCAGatgatttacagtacattacagaGGTAGACTTACTGCCAGTGTTGAAGCCCGTACAAGCCAGAAGACTTGTTGCTGCATGGGCCCAAAACA AGTCATCCACTCCAACTCCAGCCCCGGCATGTTCCTCTCAAGGGTCTCTCCTTTCGTCTTCCTCTGGTTCCCCGGTCACTCCCTCACGAGCATCATCCACAGCTACATCATCCTCAGAAAGCTGTTCTCCGCGTGCACCAAATTGGTTAGACACTTTTCAGATACCATGGCAGAAGCTCTCTGAAGAGTTAGTACAGAATTTGGAAAGACAGAAGAGGCCAAGTCCGCGACTACGAAGAGAAATGATAAGGATTGTGGTCTCTGAAATGATGAAGATTTGTAAGAATCCCACCAAACAGAACACCACAGAGATAGCAAAAAGGATGGTAGCCAGATATCCAAGATCTCTTCAAGATGTGATTGATGGTGATATTATTGGACTTGGATATCATTCCCTGGCAAAGCAACTCCAGTCAAGAGTGGAAAATGTCAAACGACCTGACACACCAAAGATAAAGAGACGCAATAGAGCCTCAGATGATGACACCGATGAAATTTCTGTCGAACAAAGAGCACATGTTCAAGACACATATGGCTGTGTCAACTGGATGCCGAAACATCTGCCACTCCCTGAGACTGTGACGagtcagtcagaaaaaaaagaaaaaatgaagacatttgaAGAGATTAACTTCAATTCAGATGCAGTGAAAGAATTAATCAAGTCCACCTATTTCACACAGCGTAAAGATATCAATAATGGGGAAAGCATCAAGAACTTAAGCCATGAATGGCCATTTTT GTTCCATTTTGTTGAGAAGACGAGCCTTGCTGAAGAGGTTCAGATGGACGGGGTTCCCCCAACACCGTGCCTTATTGTCTGCG GGTCTTCCTGCTTTGCCGCTGAGACATTTATGTTGAGCATCGACAATGAGATTGTCAACGACTGCATCACTTCCTTCACATCTGCCATCTGCCTGATGTTTGGCAGTTACTATTGCTTCAACATACACTACCCAGTGGAACTAAGGTCTACACTGGAGTTCCTCCAACG GTGTTTCTTCTCAATCAACCCTGAGAAAGGCACCAAAGTcgagtggaagaagaagaaaaaagtattCTCAGTCAATCCAACAGTCTTCACTCTGATCTCAGACCTCGCTGACCACGAGTGGACCTTCCAGTGA
- the LOC119010284 gene encoding uncharacterized protein LOC119010284 isoform X2, whose amino-acid sequence MVLLLLAHFDEKEEHMFHFVEKTSLAEEVQMDGVPPTPCLIVCGSSCFAAETFMLSIDNEIVNDCITSFTSAICLMFGSYYCFNIHYPVELRSTLEFLQRCFFSINPEKGTKVEWKKKKKVFSVNPTVFTLISDLADHEWTFQ is encoded by the exons ATGGTGCTTCTTTTACTGGCTCATTTTGATGAGAAGGAGGAGCACATGTTCCATTTTGTTGAGAAGACGAGCCTTGCTGAAGAGGTTCAGATGGACGGGGTTCCCCCAACACCGTGCCTTATTGTCTGCG GGTCTTCCTGCTTTGCCGCTGAGACATTTATGTTGAGCATCGACAATGAGATTGTCAACGACTGCATCACTTCCTTCACATCTGCCATCTGCCTGATGTTTGGCAGTTACTATTGCTTCAACATACACTACCCAGTGGAACTAAGGTCTACACTGGAGTTCCTCCAACG GTGTTTCTTCTCAATCAACCCTGAGAAAGGCACCAAAGTcgagtggaagaagaagaaaaaagtattCTCAGTCAATCCAACAGTCTTCACTCTGATCTCAGACCTCGCTGACCACGAGTGGACCTTCCAGTGA